CAGATCTTGCATTTCGACATCAAGCCTCATAACATACTTCTTGATGATAACTTCATCCCGAAAATATCAGATTTTGGGCTAGCAAAGTTTTTCCCAACCGATAAAACCACTGTTACCATGACTGCTGCTAGAGGAACCATAGGATACGTTGCTCCTGAACTAATTAGCAGAAGTATTGGAGCAGTCTCTTACAAGGCTGATGTTTATAGTTTCGGGATGTTGTTGATGGAGATGGTGAGTTTAAAGAGAGATTTGATATGGAACAATGACAATTCCAGCAAGTATTTTCCGTATTGGATATATGCCTACTTCAACCAAGGGAAGGATATTGAAGTTGTGAATGGTCATGAGAATGGAATTGATGATGATAGTTGGAGAAAATTTGGTCGGAAGATGGCAATAGTTGCATTATGGTGCATACAGATGAATCCAGATGACCGTCCATCAATGCACAAAGTATTGGAAATGTTGGAAGGTGACGTTGAACGTCTAAAGTTTCCTGAATATCATTCTCAATCTATTCAGACTGTCGTAGATCAAACATGTTCCACTGATTCAGTATCATTGCTGGAACATGATGCTTCACCCAGTGTTGAGATTATTGTTGAAGAGTCTCATAGTTGCCTTAGTTCTGAATTGCCTAAATATAGTAACATGTTGTTGGAGGAACCCTAAGGCATGTTGCTCCTAAACTTATCAGCAGAAGCATCGGTATAGTATCTTACAAAGGTGATATGTATAGTTTTGGGATGCTATTGATAGATATGGTGGACTTAAAACAAAGACTTGAGAGTAAACAATGGTGATTCTAGCCAATATTTTCCTAATTGGATATATGAGTGCTTTGAGCAGAGAAAGGATATTGAAGTTGAAAAGACAATTGAAAACGAGAATAGCGAAGGCAAAAGGAAGCTTGTGCGCAAGATGACGATAGTTGCACTGTGGTGCATACATATGAGTCCAGATGATCGCTCATCAACGAATTAAGTGGTGCTGATGCTAGAAGGTGATGTTGAACGTCTTCATATTCctgataaaattaatgttcAAATATGATGGAGTGTGTGAAATAGAGCTCAATTGCCCTTTGTTTTTCCACCTCTTCTCCTATATGTGTTTTTGTAGTGCATAATTTATGTGAACAAATTACTCATTTTGTATGTTTAGATTTTAATGTGTCTAAACATTGTATGTTCAATTATTGGTTGACCTAAGCTAAACATGCGGCGCAAGATATGGTAACCTAGAATGTTACTCCTTGGAGATGAGACTGTTTCTCTATATTTGATTTCATGATATTTGTCACTTTCCttgcaaataaataaattaaagtcaaataaaagaagatagaaaaatatttaactacaAATGGaccttttaattattagtactattgtaaataaaattaaaaataaaactactaaTAATTTCTTGACTTTTCTGGCAAAGATTAATATACTATTCAAGAGACAAGAATTGATGAATTCTGTAGTGATAAGTGAAGGAGACTTATCAAATATGTTTGTGGGGAATTAAGAAGAAGGTGTGTGGTGCAGTATTAATctgaatcaaatcaaatcaaataacagTATGATCATGAAATGTTCATATGTGTTGATTGCattagtagtactccatatttttccATGTTGTGATGCAAAGTGCACCCCTTCTGCCTGCGGCATCCTTTCCAATATCAGCTACCCTTTCCGCCTCAACGGCGACCCCAAAAACTGCGGTGACCGCAGATTCGAGCTTCACTGCGACAACAATGTCGCCTCCATCTCTCTCAACTCCCAAACCTACCACGTCAAAGCAATCGACTACCAAAACTCCACCATCAGGCTTGTTGATGCTTCCATTAACAACAATAACATCTGCTCTTTTCCCACTCTTTCTTCATACATCTTTACCTTCATCTTCGATAATACTCACCCTTTTCCTTACCGAATTCCAACAACACTAAACcctattaattttgtaagCTGCCCACAACCATTGAACAACTCTTCCCTCTTTACAGATGTTACTACTCACTGTTCCTCTAATTATTCACACATTAATCTTCCCAACACACATGCTTATATCAAGGTGGGACACTTGAATGCCTCTGAGGTGCCACGTTTGTGCAGAGTCGATCTCATAGTGATGACTTCAATGCCCCAATTTAACGATTTCGACAACGTTTCACTCTCTGAAATCCACCAATCTCTCTTGTACGGATTCGAACTCGTCTTCTGCCCCCACTGCAAATTTACCCTGCGTAAGACTCAATTGTCAATAGATTTCTTCTGTTTATATATATGCTAATGCTctttttatttggaaatatGCAGCCAAATTTTATGACTCCATCTTCTTCGGTATACTCCATTTTCACTCAATctcatagtagtattatatagtTACATCTCTTTAAGATATGATTAACTGAAGgttattaatatatatctTCAGGTATGATCCCGATTCTTGTGATAATTGTAGGTGggaaattaatttatgcatCGTTAAATATTCGAgctgttttgttttgatatgCAAAAAGATTCAAAAGAGTCAACATTTgatgaggaaaaaaaaaatgacttgcAGGTCTGTTATGTGCAGTGGTAAGCCCTCCTGTTTTCACCATCATTGGCTTCGCAGCTGTATCGATGCTCTTATATTATAAATCAGCTCTCTTTTTCACCGTGATTCAACGTAAGAATCCTTATATGCCTTACCGAACTACTTACCCTGTCCACAATCAAGTGGCATAAGTTGCTTgctcggattttaagaaaagtggatagaaaaagttggtggagtGTGCGttgtactttaatttaatactaagtgttttatgtaataaaatgtgagtgagatgagctagtagaatgtgaggtccatttaaaaaaaaaaaaaaaactagaaagtaaagaaaacaattaatcGTGGatggacggatgaagtatatttctacttttattttggCTTATGATGTATAATTCGTTGTGCTTGCAGCGATCGTAATCGGATCAAAGACTAATTATCTACTGCCTGGTacactctcattttatttttgttactaATTCGTCAACTTAAGTGAAGTATTAGTGTAACTATCATTTCCTTTCTTAGTCATGCTATCGATTTTTCACTCATGTGTTTTGCTTATATTGTATTTGATGTGCTTGCAGTGACCAGATCACAGACTTATCTACTGCCTGGTGCgctctcatttcatttttgttactAATTCATCAACTTACTAAAAGATAACATGTGTATACATAGCAAAGATTTGAGCTTCTTCCACATCTTCTCAGCCCTCATAGTAAGCATCATCATCTGCGCATCAAGGGTCTTCACCTTCCCTTTGGTGGTGCGGCTTTTGATTTACAAATTTCAAACGAGGCGTCTCTCTGTACATGAAGACATAGAATCATTTCTAAAGAGTGACAACACACTCACCCCAATTAGGTACTCCTATTCAGACATCAGAAAAATGACCAAAGGTTTTCGAGATAAACTAGGTCAAGGAGGTTACGGTTCTGTTTACAAAGGCAAGCTCCGTAGCGGCCATGATGTTGCAGTCAAACTACTAGGGAAATCGGGAGGAAAAGGGAAGGACTTCATGAATGAAATCGCAACTATTGGAAGGATACACCATGTTAATGTTGTCAAACTAGTTGGGTACTGTGCACATGGCTCCAAACTTGCTCTTGTCTTCGATTTCATGACTAATGGATCTCTTGAAAAGCACCTCTTCAACCTAGAAAACATGAAGCCATTGAATTGGGACACGAAGTTTGATATTGCAGTTGGCGTTGCTCGTGGGATTGAATATTTGCATCGAGGTTGTAACATCCAGATTCTGCATTTTGACATCAAGCCTCATAATATACTTCTGGACGATAAATTCATTCCCAAAATCTCTGATTTCGGGCTAGCAAAGTTTTGCTCTATCGGTAAAGATACAGTGAGCTTGACTACAACTAGAGGAACTATAGGGTATGTTGCTCCTGAACTAATCAACAGAAGTATGGGGGCAGTCTCTTACAAGGCTGATGTGTATAGTTTCGGAATGATGTTAATCGATATGGTGGGGTTGAAGAGAGACTTGAGAGGAAAGAACGGTCATTCCAGTCAGTATTTTCCATATTGGATATATGATTGTTTTGAGCAAGGGAAGGATATTGAAATCAAAGAAGCGGGGTATGGCGATGAGAATGAGAGTACAAAGAGTATTGTTAAAAAGATGGCCATAGTTGCATTGTGGTGTATATTGTTGAGCCCAAATGATCGTCCTTCAATGAACAAGGTGTTAGAGATGTTGGAAGGTGATGTTGAACGTTTGCAAATTCCTTCTCAATCATCTCAAATTGGAGTGAGTTTTGATCAAATCGAAATGACATGTTCCTCTGATTCTGTTTCCTTGCTTCAACATGTTGATGCTTCGATCTGTGTCAAAGACCAAGTGTGAAACACAATTATGGGTTGTAATGGAATGGTTTTGCTTAAAAGTTtgatttgtgtatttattagtttattctAGGAAAAAAATTAGGGGTGTTTATACTTTTACTTAGTTTTGTTAGATACTAGACTTACAATTCGTACTGAATTTAAAATCCgatcaaatagaaaaatgtctCAGCCCATTTATTGAACCCTTTAAATGCATGCGTTAACTATCATTCGAATGTctatttgtgatttaattttcaGCTTTTAATTAGGATTTGTTTAGTACCAAAGAATTGATGGTGTAGATTTAGAAATAGAGACCATGGTAGCTTGGTCTATGCCCAAGACGATGAAACAATTGAGGGTATTTCTCGGCCTTACAAGCGATTACCGTCGTTTTATAGCTCAGTATGCAATGATCGTGACGCCTCTTACGGAGCTGTTAAAAATTCGATTCGTCggtaaaattattgtttttgtaGTGATTATACATAATTAACACCGTGTGTGATTTATAGGACAAATCTCTTTACCTAACCCAAAATAAGCACtacattatataaaaacacaACAATTTTATGCAACTCGGATTTtgtctaaaatgaaaaatactaaTCAAAACTCAGATACTAACAAATGAATATCGTTAGATCAATCGCCTTTCCTTTTCTAATCTCAAATTCAACTCACAAAAATCAATGTATAGATCCTTCACATGATCCAAATGAAATCCAAATTATGATCCAAAGCACCaaccaaaattccaaatacaaaaaattatgatgACATGAAAAAGTATTTACAACACAATGTACCTACAACTTCAAGTTTGTCCGAAAATCATGGTCCGCATCTAAAGATGTACTCTGCCTAGAATATTGTAACAATCCGCTATGCGACTTGGGATGGTACGTAATAATCTTATTCCCCTTCTCGTCGAATAATTTAACAtcgtcctcgtcctcgtcctcgGGAACCCTACATCTCTCTCCTAATATTATCGTCTTCTTCCACACCGAATCCTCGTGTTTGAAAATCCTCGCCCTCTCCCTAATCCGGGCAGAAGGCTTCTCCGCGGCCCCACCACCGCCGCCCATGCTGCGGAGGCTCATGCTCGACACGAGCCTCGAGACGCTAGAGCCGGTGCGGCGGTGCTGGAGGTTATGGCCGCAGGAGGCCGTCCGCATGTGGCGGTTTCCTGGCGGCATGGGCAGCGACGGCGCCTGCTCGGGGCTGCATGGCTTCGCGGCGGCCGCATCCTCCGGCGTCATGGTGCCGTCGCCGCGGACGCCGTCGGAGCTCGCGGTGGAGGGATCGGGGCATTCCTCGCCGCCATCGTCGTCCTCCACTGCGGGCGGTCTCTTGCGGAAAAAAACGCCGCAAAAGTATGAAGCTGTTTGAAAAAATATCGGTAtgagaaaatatcatatttaattttttcttacatAATAAAGTAGTAAGATGAGAAAGAGATTAAATTTGAACAACCTACggatttttttcttctccccaTTTGtttagaaggaaaaaaaggggggaaaaaGTTTCATGAATTTGCAGCCGGTGACACTCGTGTTTTTTTTCCAGCGTCGACAAAAGTTTGGATTGATTAATTGTATAGAAatgatttcaattattttttagaggtttggaaattg
The genomic region above belongs to Salvia hispanica cultivar TCC Black 2014 chromosome 3, UniMelb_Shisp_WGS_1.0, whole genome shotgun sequence and contains:
- the LOC125210959 gene encoding uncharacterized protein LOC125210959; amino-acid sequence: MGRRKKSVASYFCGVFFRKRPPAVEDDDGGEECPDPSTASSDGVRGDGTMTPEDAAAAKPCSPEQAPSLPMPPGNRHMRTASCGHNLQHRRTGSSVSRLVSSMSLRSMGGGGGAAEKPSARIRERARIFKHEDSVWKKTIILGERCRVPEDEDEDDVKLFDEKGNKIITYHPKSHSGLLQYSRQSTSLDADHDFRTNLKL
- the LOC125210213 gene encoding rust resistance kinase Lr10-like, with protein sequence MCFAYIVFDVLAVTRSQTYLLPALIVSIIICASRVFTFPLVVRLLIYKFQTRRLSVHEDIESFLKSDNTLTPIRYSYSDIRKMTKGFRDKLGQGGYGSVYKGKLRSGHDVAVKLLGKSGGKGKDFMNEIATIGRIHHVNVVKLVGYCAHGSKLALVFDFMTNGSLEKHLFNLENMKPLNWDTKFDIAVGVARGIEYLHRGCNIQILHFDIKPHNILLDDKFIPKISDFGLAKFCSIGKDTVSLTTTRGTIGYVAPELINRSMGAVSYKADVYSFGMMLIDMVGLKRDLRGKNGHSSQYFPYWIYDCFEQGKDIEIKEAGYGDENESTKSIVKKMAIVALWCILLSPNDRPSMNKVLEMLEGDVERLQIPSQSSQIGVSFDQIEMTCSSDSVSLLQHVDASICVKDQV